One window from the genome of Acinetobacter lanii encodes:
- a CDS encoding GlsB/YeaQ/YmgE family stress response membrane protein, with protein MWSLIVAIVIGFIAGLIARAIHPGDDKAGFIVTTLLGIVGSLLATYGGRLLGLYPEGSSAGFIASVIGAIVVLFIYNLVVKKT; from the coding sequence ATGTGGTCATTGATTGTCGCTATTGTGATTGGCTTTATTGCCGGTCTGATTGCACGTGCGATTCATCCTGGAGATGACAAAGCAGGTTTCATTGTGACAACGTTACTCGGGATTGTGGGTTCTTTGCTTGCAACCTATGGTGGTCGTTTATTGGGTCTATACCCAGAAGGTTCTTCAGCAGGTTTTATCGCCTCTGTGATCGGTGCGATTGTGGTGTTGTTTATCTACAACTTGGTCGTGAAAAAAACCTAA